TGCTCAAGGTCTAGGTGGCTTGACGACGGTTGTGGATGTCAAAATCAAAACGGCGCCGACGCACGCAGCGTCTAAGCCTGTTTGTATGATCCCAAACTGTGCAGCGACAAGACACGTTCACTTTACGCTTGATGGCTCTGGCCCTGCGGAACTTACACCTCCTAAACTGGAAGATTGGCCAGAAATTACTTGGGAAGCAGGTGAGAATACTCGCCGAGTAAACCTAGATGATGTGACTGCAGAAGACGTGCAGCAGTGGAAAACAGGTGAAACCGTATTGCTATCGGGCAAGATCCTTACTGGCCGTGATGCGGCGCATAAGCGTATTCAAGGCATGCTTGAGAGCGGTGAAGGACTTCCAGAAGGCGTGGATCTTAAAGGTAAGTTCATTTACTACGTAGGCCCAGTAGATGCAGTTGGCGATGAAGTGGTTGGCCCTGCTGGTCCTACAACATCGACTCGTATGGATAAGTTCACTGACATGATGCTAGAGAAAACGGGCATCATGGGCATGATTGGTAAAGCAGAGCGTGGACCTGCAACCGTTGATTCGATCAAAAAACATAAGTCAGTTTATTTGATGGCTGTTGGCGGCGCAGCTTACTTAGTGGCGAAAGCAATCAAGAAAGCGCGTGTGGTAGCGTTCGAAGATCTTGGTATGGAAGCTATCTACGAGTTTGAAGTGGAAGATATGCCGGTTACTGTTGCCGTTGATTCAGGTGGTGCAAATGCTCACCAAATCGGTCCAGACACATGGAAAGTTAAAATCGCCGAAATGGATAGTTAATTTAATCAGTCCCTTCACTCTTGTTAGGGAGAAGGGGATATGAACTGAATATAGGTGTAGTTGCTTTTATAGCTCCTACACCTTTTTTGATCCTGAAACCGTCATTCATCTCGCATTAAGCTAGATATTTGCATACTCTGTGGCTATTAAAGCAAAACGCCTGATTAGGCTGGAGTAATTGAATGCAGAGAATTAGCCAAGAAGTGACGGATCTGGTAAATCGAGGTATGGATAGGCATCTTAAACTCGCCGTAACTGGACTTTCGCGTGCAGGTAAAACCGCTTTTATTACCTCGTTGGTTAACCAACTTCTCTACACGTCAACTCATGACAGTTTGCCTCTACTTCAAGTTAGTGCTGACGATCGATTAATTGGTGCCAAGCGTGAGCCACAAACAAACCTCTTAGTGCCACGGTTTAGTTACGATGAAGCGTTAGAGTATTTGTCCGCCGAGCCTCCGCAGTGGCCCAAGCCAACTAAAGATGTGAGTGAAATTCGCTTGGCTATTAAGTACAAACCGAGCTCTGGCGTGCTTAAATATTTCACTCAAACGGCCACCTTGTATTTAGATATTGTCGACTATCCGGGGGAGTGGCTGCTGGATTTGCCTTTACTTGAAATGGACTTTGAGCAATGGAGCCAAACTCAGTTAGATTCACTGAAAGGTAAGCGACTAGAACTGGCAAAACCTTGGCTCGATGCAATGCAAGATTTTGAACTAGGTGCAGACGTCGATGAAAAGCGCTTGGCTGAGATAAGTGAGCTTTACACTGACTACTTGCATGCTTGCAAAGATGCGGGTTTGCATTGGGTACAGCCTGGACGTTTTGTACTTCCTGGAGATCTTGCAGGAGCACCAGTGCTACAGTTCTTCCCAGTCAAAGCCTTGCCGGAAGAGACACAAAGTAAAACCAACCAATATGCGATGCTTAAGGCGAGATACGAAGAGTATCAAAACAAAGTTGTGAAGAAGTTCTATAAAGAGCACTTTTCAACGTTTGATCGCCAAATTGTGCTGGTGGATTGTTTGCAGCCTTTGAACGCTGGACAAGAGTCCTTTGGCGATATGCAGACGGCGATAGAACAGTTGCTCAAAAGCTTTAAGTATGGTCGCAGCAACCTATTGAGTCGCTTGCTTGCACCTAAGATAGATAAAGTACTGTTTGCTGCGACGAAAGCGGATCATGTCACTCCGGATCAGCATGCGAACCTTGTCTCATTGCTCAAACAAATGGTGCACCCAGCGTGGCGACACGCAGCATACGAAAACATCGATATGAGTTGCATGAGCCTTGCCTCCATTACTGCAACAGAAGCGGGTTATGTTGCGTCGAATGGTGGCAATCAAGCGGCGATTCAAGGTGTTACTGAGCAGGGTCAGTCGATGACGTTGTATCCAGGAGAAGTTCCTGCGTCACTACCCGATGCCAAATATTGGCAACAGGCTGGATTTGATTTTCAAACCTTCCTGCCTAAGCCAATGGCGCTTAACCAGCCATGCGGTCATATTCGACTCGACAAGGCATTAGAATTTCTAGTGGGAGACAAGCTGCAATGAGTGATTTAAAAACCAAGCAAGTTTTTGAGCAGCCGCTTTCAGACAACCCAAGCGATATTGAACTGACTGCTCAAGTACAATTTGAGTCAGCAGAGAAATTTGTACCGGTTTCGGTCGAAGAGCCGCAAATAGAGCAGGCCATTGCCGATGCCGTTAAGCCTAAAGGCAAGGGGCGCTGGCTTTTTGGTGGAATAGCAGCAACTTTTCTCGCACTAGTGGGCTGGCAAGGGGTCGATAGTGTAGTGACTGCGTTGCAGGCTGGTGATTGGCTAGGCCTAGGCTGGGGTGGATTTATCGCTGCATTGTCTGCGCTAGGGGGCAGTGCGCTTGCTAAAGAGTGGTGGAAATTGCGTCGGCTTAAACAGCGCTTTTCAACCCAAGAACAAGCGGTAGAGCTGTTAGAGTCTGATCAATTGGGTAAAGCCAAACCATTTTGCCAGCAACTGGCCAAGCAAAGTGAATTACCAGCAGAACACACAGGCTATGAGCGATGGATTAATGCGGTTAACAGTACTCACAGCGATCAAGAAGTGCTAACCATGTACGACAGCTTTGTACTTGAAACGCTAGACCAAAAAGCGAAAAAGCTGATCGCAAAGTCAGCCGGTGAATCGGCGCTGTTGGTTGCTATCAGCCCATTAGCGATTGCGGATATGTTGTTGGTTGCCTGGCGTAATTTAAAGCTGGTTAATGACCTTGCTAACCTGTACGGGGTGGAGCTGGGGTACTGGTCTCGCATTCGCTTACTCAAGTTAGTGTTTGTGAACATGGCTGCTGCCGGAGCTACTGAGCTCGTCGCCGATGCCAGTATGGATCTACTGTCGATGGATCTCGCTGGCAAGCTATCGACTCGCGCTGCTCAAGGGTTAGGTGTTGGGCTTTTAACGGCAAGGTTGGGCTTAAAGGCTGTTCAGTTGGTGAGACCACTACCGTGGCAAAAAGATAAGCAAATTAAAATCGGTGAGATACGTAGCTCGATTTTACAGCGATTAAAACCTGCTAAAAACGACGCATAATTGTGCACACAGTGTTGATTTCATGCCTGATTTCTTGACTGGAATAGCCGCTTGACTCAGACTTAGTGTCAACTTTTCCTGACACCCTAATGGACAACACTGTGCGCCTAGAAGTTTTGTGTGAAGACCGACTTGGATTGACCCGTGAACTGCTGGATATTCTTGCCTCTAAACAGATCGATTTACGTGGGATTGAGATCGACCGTCGTGGCATTATCTACCTGAATTGCCCAGAAATTGAGTTTGATACTTTTCGTGAACTGATGGCTCAA
This portion of the Vibrio sp. SCSIO 43136 genome encodes:
- a CDS encoding fumarate hydratase, with the protein product MTVIRKQDLISSVADALQYISYYHPLDFVHALNDAYEKEQSQAAKDAIAQILINSRMAAEGHRPICQDTGIVTCFVKIGMNVQWETDQTVQEMVDEGVRQAYNNPDNPLRASVLMDPAGKRINTKDNTPAVVYIDMVPGDKVEIQIAAKGGGSENKTKMVMLNPSDDIAEWVEKTLPTMGAGWCPPGMLGIGIGGTAEKAAVLAKESLMEHIDIQELIERGPQNAEEELRIDIFNRVNRLGIGAQGLGGLTTVVDVKIKTAPTHAASKPVCMIPNCAATRHVHFTLDGSGPAELTPPKLEDWPEITWEAGENTRRVNLDDVTAEDVQQWKTGETVLLSGKILTGRDAAHKRIQGMLESGEGLPEGVDLKGKFIYYVGPVDAVGDEVVGPAGPTTSTRMDKFTDMMLEKTGIMGMIGKAERGPATVDSIKKHKSVYLMAVGGAAYLVAKAIKKARVVAFEDLGMEAIYEFEVEDMPVTVAVDSGGANAHQIGPDTWKVKIAEMDS
- a CDS encoding YcjX family protein yields the protein MQRISQEVTDLVNRGMDRHLKLAVTGLSRAGKTAFITSLVNQLLYTSTHDSLPLLQVSADDRLIGAKREPQTNLLVPRFSYDEALEYLSAEPPQWPKPTKDVSEIRLAIKYKPSSGVLKYFTQTATLYLDIVDYPGEWLLDLPLLEMDFEQWSQTQLDSLKGKRLELAKPWLDAMQDFELGADVDEKRLAEISELYTDYLHACKDAGLHWVQPGRFVLPGDLAGAPVLQFFPVKALPEETQSKTNQYAMLKARYEEYQNKVVKKFYKEHFSTFDRQIVLVDCLQPLNAGQESFGDMQTAIEQLLKSFKYGRSNLLSRLLAPKIDKVLFAATKADHVTPDQHANLVSLLKQMVHPAWRHAAYENIDMSCMSLASITATEAGYVASNGGNQAAIQGVTEQGQSMTLYPGEVPASLPDAKYWQQAGFDFQTFLPKPMALNQPCGHIRLDKALEFLVGDKLQ
- a CDS encoding TIGR01620 family protein, with product MSDLKTKQVFEQPLSDNPSDIELTAQVQFESAEKFVPVSVEEPQIEQAIADAVKPKGKGRWLFGGIAATFLALVGWQGVDSVVTALQAGDWLGLGWGGFIAALSALGGSALAKEWWKLRRLKQRFSTQEQAVELLESDQLGKAKPFCQQLAKQSELPAEHTGYERWINAVNSTHSDQEVLTMYDSFVLETLDQKAKKLIAKSAGESALLVAISPLAIADMLLVAWRNLKLVNDLANLYGVELGYWSRIRLLKLVFVNMAAAGATELVADASMDLLSMDLAGKLSTRAAQGLGVGLLTARLGLKAVQLVRPLPWQKDKQIKIGEIRSSILQRLKPAKNDA